The genomic segment ATCTCCGCACGCAGAATCGGCACCGCCCAGCGCTGCTTTTGTTCCGGCGTGCCGAAAGACAACAACGATGCCGCGATGATGCCCACGCCCTGCGGATTGAAACTCTGATAGATACGCCGCCGCGACAACTCCTCGAGGTACACATATTGCTGCAGCAGCGTGGCGTTGCGACCGCCGAACTCCGGCGGGTTCCCGGGCACCAGCCACCCATTGTCGAACAGCAACCGCTGCCAGCGGCGGGCCCACTGCGGAATGTCCGAACTCGATTGGGGCCGTTCGCCCGTTTGCGCCGCGTCGAGCGGATTCGCGTCCAGAAAGGCCGCGAATTCCGCACGGAAATCCTCGACGTCGGTGTCGAAGGTCAGCTGCACAGCACTCCCTTGAGATTCGCTAGCGGGTGAATTTTCGGTAGATCCGGGTTTCCGCCGACGGCACGGTTCACTCTTGCGATTCCGCTTCTATACACACGTCTAGGAGAATAGTATTCTCGCAGCAAGAAAGTTACAATCTCCAACACCTGGTCCGAGAGGGGGTCGAGCGCAGCGATGTCACGGCGTTCTCCGGTAGAGTCCAATCATGTTCTTCCCTCGCGGCAATCGTCCGAGCCGTCCGTGACCAACCCAAGCGAAGAGCCGGCCTGGAAACAGCGCGCCGTCGAGCGATCGATAAAGACAGCGAAACTGCGTGCGGCGCAGCGCGTTCAGCGCTTCCTCGACGCCGCCCAGGCCATCATCATCGAAAAAGGCAGCACGGACTTTACCGTCCAGGAGGTCGTGGACCGCTCCCGCCAGTCCCTGCGGAGCTTCTACCTGCAGTTCGACGGCAAACACGAGCTATTGCTCGCGTTGTTCGAGGATGCGCTGAGCCGGTCGGCCGACCAGATCCGGGCCGCCACCGAAAGCCATTCCGACCCGCTCGAGCGGCTCAAGGTCGCCGTGGAGCTGCTGTATGAGGCCTCACGGCCGGACCCCACGGCCAAGCGCCCGCTGTTCACCGACTTTGCCCCGCGGTTACTGGTAACGCACCCCGCCGAGGTCAAGATCGCTCACGCGCCACTGCTGGCATTGCTGACCGAGCTCATGGAAGCGGCTTGTGACGCGGGCAAGTTGCGCGACGGGCTCAACCCGCGCCGCATTGCCGCGATGACGATGCAGACGGTGATGTTCATCGCGCAGTCCAGCGGCGGCTCCGACGATGCGACGATTCACCCGATCACCGCTGACGAGGTGTGGGACTTCTGCTCTGCCGGATTCGTCGGCTAACACTAGCCCGCGAAACACGTCCGGCCACCGCCTGACCTCAGCAAATAGCGCACGTCATTTGCCGGCGAGAATCAGGTTCTCTAATATCTAGAACTACAACTAGCCGAAACGGATTCGTCGTTGACACCCATCGCTGGGTGATGACACAGTTCAGTGGCGGCACCCTGCCCGCTCTGGGCACAGGTGCACGTGGTTCCTGCGAGAGGCGATTGATTACCCGTGACAGTCAGCGCGGCCAGCGATGTCTACTTTGACCCGTACGACGTGGGACTGATCGCCGATCCCTACCCGATGTTTGGGCGACTGCGCGACAAAGCACCGCTGTATTACAACGAGCAACACGACTGCTACGCACTGAGCCGGTTCGCAGACGTCGATGACGCCCTCGTCGACTACCAGACCTTCAGCTCGGCCCGGGGCGCGATCCTCGAGATCATCGAAGCCAACATCGACATCCCGGCGGGGACCGTCATTTTCGAGGATCCACCGATCCACGACATCCACCGTAAGTTGTTGTCCCGCTTCCCGGAGTGGGACGTCGACCTTTCCGAGTGCAAGCTTTCCCCGACATCGACGGTGCGGGGATGGGAGACAACGCCGGCTCAGCTCCACTGAGGCGTGCCGAAGAAAATCAAGTCAGGAATTGAGGTAGTGATGACTGGACGTGTTGAAGGCAAAGTTGCTTTCGTCACCGGGGCGGCGCGTGGGCAGGGCCGTGCACATGCGGTGCGGTTGGCCCAGGAGGGCGCCGACATCATCGCGGTGGACATCTGCAAGAAGATCGACACCGTGGATCTGATCGCCGCCTCCACGCCGGAGGATCTGGCCGAGACCGCAGACCTGGTGAAGGCACAGAACCGTCGGATCTACACCGCCGAGGTCGATGTCCGGGATTACGACGCGCTCAAGTCCGCTGTGGACACCGGCGTCGAGCAGCTCGGCAAGCTCGACATCATCGTCGCCAACGCGGGCATCGGCAACGGCGGCCAGACGCTGGACAAGACCAGCGAAACCGACTGGACCGCAATGATCGACATCAACCTCGGCGGCGTGTGGAAGACCGTGAAAGCCGGTGTACCGCATATCCTTGCGGGCGGCAACGGCGGCTCGATCATCCTGACGAGCTCGGTCGGCGGCCTCAAGGCCTATCCGCACACCGGTCACTACGTCGCCGCCAAGCACGGTGTGGTGGGCTTGATGCGCACCTTCGCCGTCGAGCTCGGCGCGCAGAACATCCGCGTCAACTCCGTGCACCCGACCAACGTGAACACCCCGCTGTTCATGAACGAGGGCACGATGAAACTGTTCCGCCCCGATCTGGAGAACCCGGGGCCCGAGGACATGAAGGTCGTCGGCCAGCTGATGCACACCCTGCCGATCGGCTGGGTCGAGCCCGAGGACATCGCCAACGCGGTGCTGTTCCTGGCGTCCGACGAGGCCCGTTACATCACCGGTGTCACGCTGCCCGTCGACGGTGGCAGCTGCCTCAAGTAGCGACTAGAACGGGCTGCTGTTGGACTGCCATTCCGCCTCTGCCGGCCGCGGGCCGTACCGGCGGGCGTAGTCCTCGTGCATCCGGGCCTGTTTCTCGCGGTTGATCACGTCGACCAGGTTCGGGTCCAAACCATGGACTGCCAATCGGTGACGGCGCCAAACCTTGTTCAGCGCAAAGTTAATCACCAACGCCCACGCGTAGAGGGGCACGGTCATCTCCGTGTGTACGTAGAGCGAGGCGGGCAGTAGCCAGAACGGGGCGAGCACGAGCAGGGGCGGTATCGCCCACCTGATCATGTGCCGGCGGATGGCTCCTGGGCCGGCCAGGTCATGCGCCACCCAGCTGCGCATCGAGTCGGGCAGGCGCCGGCCGTAGGCATAGCCGATGCGTTGCCAGAGATTGGGTTTCGCGGCGGTCATGGTGACTCCTCAGGATTGCAGTGCGCCCGCCGCCACGGCAGCCGCGTTGATTCGGGTCAGGACCTGGTGCAGGTTCTCGAGTTCGGCCAGTTCGACACCCAGTCGGGCGACGACGGCGGGCGGAATCTCAAGCGCGCGCTCGCGCAGGGCGATTCCGCGTTCGGTGAGCGTGACATCGGTGGTGCGTTCGTCGGTGACGTTCCTGGCGCGGGTGATCAAGCCAAGTCCCTCCAACCGTTTGAGCATCGGCGACAGCGTGGCCGACTCCATCTGTAGGGCGGCAGCGATCTGCTTGACCGACAGCGGGGACGCGGTCGCCGCCTTACGATGATCCCACAGCGCCAGCATCACCAGATATTGCGGATGGGTCAGCCCCAGCGGCTCCAAAAGCGGTCGGTACACCGCCAACACCGCGCGATTGGTCGTCGCCAACGCGAAGCACACCTGGTGTTCGAGGGCGAGCGGATCAATCTCGCGGGCGGTCAGCGTGGCCATACTTGCATAGTAGCCAAATAGTTAGCGCCCTATCTATACGAGACCCCTCACACCTCGATGAGACCGCGATCAGGTCGCCGGAGCGGGAGGAATACCCTCGGATTCCATGGACGGATTCGACGGACGCGGGGCAGTGATCACCGGCGGTGCAAGCGGGATCGGCTTGGCTACCGCCAGCGAGTTCGCCCGCCGCGGCGCTCGGATCGTGCTGGCCGATGTCGACAAGTCCGCGCTGGAACGTGCCGTGGCGCATCTCAAGAGCGAGGGCGTCGAGGCGCACGGCGTGGAGTGCGACGTGCGGCACCTCGAGGAGATGGTTCACCTCGCGGATGAGGCGTTCCGACTGCTCGGCCAGGTCGACATCGTCTTCAGTAACGCCGGTATCGTCGTCGCGGGCCCGCTCGTCACGATGACCCACGAGGATTGGCGCTGGGTGATCGACATCGATTTGTGGGGTTCGATCCACGCCGTCGAGGCGTTCGTTCCCAAGCTGATCGAGCAGGGCAAGGGCGGTCACATCGCCTTCACCGCATCCTTTGCCGGGCTGGTGCCCAACGCCGGCCTCGGGGCTTATGGAGTCGCGAAGTATGGCGTTGTCGGCCTGGCCGAGACGCTGGCTCGCGAGGTCAAGGACAACGGGATCGGCGTTTCGGTGCTCTGCCCGATGGTGATCGAAACGAAGCTGGTCTCCAACTCCGAACGCATCCGCGGCGCGGACGATGGACTTGCCTCGACGCCCGATCTGACGGAGGGCTTCGGGCCGCTACCGCCGACGCAGGATCAAGGTGTGACGGTCGACGAAGTGGCGCGGCTGACCGCCGACGCGATTCTGGCCAACCGGTTGTACATCCTGCCGCACGAGGCGGCCCGGCGCTCGGTCCAGCGCAGGTTCGAACGCATCGACCACACCTTCGACGAGCAGGCCGCCGAAGGCTGGAGCCACTAGCCCCACCGCATCGCGGGTGTTACGCCGATAACTCCGCTGGCTTCCAGGTCCGCGATCTCTGCCGGGCTCAAGCCCAGCTCCGCGAGCAGCTCATGGTTGTGTTGTCCCAGTGTGGGTGCGGGACGTGCGTGAAACAACCGCGGCCCGTGGGAGAATCTGATCGGCACGGTGCTGAGCCTCGCGCGCCCGCTCACTGGATGGTCGACTTCTTCGAAGAAGCCGCGAAACGTCAGCTGCTCCAACTCGGTCTGTCGATGGGGTTGCATGACCTTGGCCACCGGCACACCGGCATCCCAGAGCGTTGCCACGATGTCGTCGCGGGTGCGGTTCGCACACCAGGTGGCCAGGTGTTCGTCGATGGAATCCTGCTGCGCGCGCCGGCCGGCCTCGGTCGATAACGCGGGATCGGTTGCCCAGGAGGGTGATCCGAGTGCCCGAGATAACCTTTCCCACTGTTCGTCGGTGGCCACCGCGATGGCGACCCAGCTGTCGAGCCGGCCGAACTCGTCGATATCGGCACTGCGGTAGAGATTCTGGGGCACCGCCGTCGGTCCGTGGTTGCCGTCGCGCTCCAGCAGCGCCCCGTATGCCGAGTACTCGATGACCTGCTCGGCCGAAATGCTCAGCGCCGCATCGACCATCGCCGCTTCCACGAACACACCCTCGCCGGTGCGGCGGCGGTGCTCGAGCGCCAGCAGTATCGCGTTGAGCGCATGCACACCCGCGTTCGGATCGCCGATCGAATACGGGTCGTACGGCGTGCGATCCGGGTAGCCGGTGAGCCAGCTAACGCCGGACGCGGCTTCGATCACGTACGCGAATGCCGGGTTGTCGCGCCACGGTCCGTCGAGGCCGAAGCCGGGCATCCGCACCATCACCGCATCCGGCCGAATCGATTGAACAGCAGCGAAATCCAGACCGATCTGGTCCAGCACCCGAGGCGTGAAGTTTTCCACGATCACGTCGCACGTAGCGATCAAATCCCCTAGCAGCTCCCGGCCGCGCGCGCTCTGCAGGTCCAGCGTCAGGCCCTTCTTGTTGGTGTTCAGCGCCTCGAAGATCGGCGACTTCTCCCACCACTGATCCTCGGTGACCGGTATGCCGGCGATCAGCCGAGTGCCATCCGGGCGGCGGGTGGACTCGACGTGGATGACTTCGGCGCCGAGCATGGCCAGAAAGTGGGTGCCACAGGGACCCGCCCAGAACGTCGTCATATCCAGTACCCGAAGGCCGTTGAAGGGCAATCGTTTTGCCGTGCCGGTCGGCTCGGGCCGCGGCGACAGTTGCGCGGTGCGGTAATGCTCGGAGTGCTCACCCAGCCGCGGTGCCGGTTGCGGGCCGCGCAGTCGTGCGGGCCGCATCCGGTACGGGTGACCCGGCTGCTGGAAGCCGCCCGGATTCCGCACGAACGAACCGCGCTCCACGAATTGATCGAACGAGGTGACATTCGCGCCGTTGGCGACCGGGGCGTTGGGAATCCGGAATGCCGAGGCCAGTTCCCGGATTTCGTCGACCGGGGTCGCGGCCAGCCACTCGAAGATCTCGTCGGCGTAGACGTTGGCCAGCTCGGTGATCGATAGCGGCGACTGCTCATCGATCCACTCTGGATGACCCACCATCGCGCACAAGTCGAACCACTGCTGAGCTGTGCCACATCCCACATCCACCAGACCGTCCTTCGCCTGAGCCACTCCCGGAATGGTGGGCCGGCGGGCGTCTCGCCACGGGCGGCCGAGCAGTTCGAAGTAGGTCACCGGGTAGTAGGTCAGGCACATAATCTGGGTTTCCAGCATCGACAGGTCGAGCAATTCGCCTGCCCCACCGTCGATCCGGCGCCACCGCGAAGCCAGGGTAGCCACGCTTGCATAGACTCCGGCCAGGTACTCGCCGACCTGGCCGCCGACGAAGACGGGCGCCCGCTGCTGCTCACCACGCCCGAGCCCGACAATCCCGCCCGACCACGCCTGCAGCGTGAACTCGGTCGCGGCGCGGTCTCGCCAGGGGCCTTGGAGCCCGAACGGTGTGATCGCGGTGACGGTGAGATGCGGGTGGCGGCCATGGAGGGCATGCGGCGAAAACTCTGGGTGCTCAGCGACTTTCGAGCCAGTGGACCAGACCACCGCGTCTGACGATGCCAGCAACCGGTTCACCAGTTCGGCGTCCTCGCCTGCGTCGGCGACCACACTGTGTTTGCCACCGGCCAGGAAACTGAACAATGCGCCATCACCATCGGTCGGAATGTGGGCGCCGGATGCCGACCACCTGCGCAGCGGATCACCTTGTGGTGCTTCGACTTTGATGACGTCTGCGCCCCCGTCGGCCAGTAACTTGGTGCAGTAGGCACCCGCGATGCCGGTGGACAGATCGACGATCTTATACCCGGCCAGTGGCGGTTCGTCGGGCGCCACTATTTCTTTCTCTCCGCTTTGGCGTCCTTGGCGGCACGGGCCTTCTTGCGCGCTTTCTTGCTCAGCGCCCAGTCGTCGGGGAACTTGCTGTCGTTGTCTTTGACCGCCTCGCCCAAGCCCTGGTTCATGGCTCCGCCGAATACCGAGTCGAGCATCAGCTCGTCGCCGTCATCCGGGCGGACGCTGCCGCCCATCGATTCGAAGACGCCGCTGAGCATGCTGCCCAGGTACTCGCCCTGGAACTGCTTCATGATTTCGAAGAAGACCTTCTGCATGAACACCGTGTCGGTCGGGCGATTGCGGGCGCACGCCAGCGCGTACTTCTCCACTTCTGCCTCGAGTTCCTCTCGGGGCACCACGCTGTTGAGGAAGTTGCAGTCGTACATCTCATCCGCGGTGAACGCGCGCCCGGTGAACACCATTTCCTGGAATTTGCGGATGCCCATCGTCTGCGCCCACCACCACATGCGGGGACCCCAGCCGTAGTACCGAAACGACGGATGCCCGAACAACGCGTCGTCGCTGGAGATCACCAAATCGGCATCGGCCGCCTGGTAGAAGTGCCAGCCGTAACAGTAGCCCTTGGCCTCGAGAATGCTGATCTTCTTGAAGTCCTGCAGGCCGCGGATGCCGGAGTTCGGGTTGGCATACCACTGGCCCAGGGTGGCGCCGTTGCG from the Mycobacterium lentiflavum genome contains:
- a CDS encoding TetR/AcrR family transcriptional regulator encodes the protein MTNPSEEPAWKQRAVERSIKTAKLRAAQRVQRFLDAAQAIIIEKGSTDFTVQEVVDRSRQSLRSFYLQFDGKHELLLALFEDALSRSADQIRAATESHSDPLERLKVAVELLYEASRPDPTAKRPLFTDFAPRLLVTHPAEVKIAHAPLLALLTELMEAACDAGKLRDGLNPRRIAAMTMQTVMFIAQSSGGSDDATIHPITADEVWDFCSAGFVG
- a CDS encoding mycofactocin-coupled SDR family oxidoreductase, yielding MTGRVEGKVAFVTGAARGQGRAHAVRLAQEGADIIAVDICKKIDTVDLIAASTPEDLAETADLVKAQNRRIYTAEVDVRDYDALKSAVDTGVEQLGKLDIIVANAGIGNGGQTLDKTSETDWTAMIDINLGGVWKTVKAGVPHILAGGNGGSIILTSSVGGLKAYPHTGHYVAAKHGVVGLMRTFAVELGAQNIRVNSVHPTNVNTPLFMNEGTMKLFRPDLENPGPEDMKVVGQLMHTLPIGWVEPEDIANAVLFLASDEARYITGVTLPVDGGSCLK
- a CDS encoding DUF5313 domain-containing protein encodes the protein MTAAKPNLWQRIGYAYGRRLPDSMRSWVAHDLAGPGAIRRHMIRWAIPPLLVLAPFWLLPASLYVHTEMTVPLYAWALVINFALNKVWRRHRLAVHGLDPNLVDVINREKQARMHEDYARRYGPRPAEAEWQSNSSPF
- a CDS encoding MarR family winged helix-turn-helix transcriptional regulator is translated as MATLTAREIDPLALEHQVCFALATTNRAVLAVYRPLLEPLGLTHPQYLVMLALWDHRKAATASPLSVKQIAAALQMESATLSPMLKRLEGLGLITRARNVTDERTTDVTLTERGIALRERALEIPPAVVARLGVELAELENLHQVLTRINAAAVAAGALQS
- a CDS encoding SDR family NAD(P)-dependent oxidoreductase, which translates into the protein MDGFDGRGAVITGGASGIGLATASEFARRGARIVLADVDKSALERAVAHLKSEGVEAHGVECDVRHLEEMVHLADEAFRLLGQVDIVFSNAGIVVAGPLVTMTHEDWRWVIDIDLWGSIHAVEAFVPKLIEQGKGGHIAFTASFAGLVPNAGLGAYGVAKYGVVGLAETLAREVKDNGIGVSVLCPMVIETKLVSNSERIRGADDGLASTPDLTEGFGPLPPTQDQGVTVDEVARLTADAILANRLYILPHEAARRSVQRRFERIDHTFDEQAAEGWSH
- a CDS encoding CaiB/BaiF CoA transferase family protein; translation: MAPDEPPLAGYKIVDLSTGIAGAYCTKLLADGGADVIKVEAPQGDPLRRWSASGAHIPTDGDGALFSFLAGGKHSVVADAGEDAELVNRLLASSDAVVWSTGSKVAEHPEFSPHALHGRHPHLTVTAITPFGLQGPWRDRAATEFTLQAWSGGIVGLGRGEQQRAPVFVGGQVGEYLAGVYASVATLASRWRRIDGGAGELLDLSMLETQIMCLTYYPVTYFELLGRPWRDARRPTIPGVAQAKDGLVDVGCGTAQQWFDLCAMVGHPEWIDEQSPLSITELANVYADEIFEWLAATPVDEIRELASAFRIPNAPVANGANVTSFDQFVERGSFVRNPGGFQQPGHPYRMRPARLRGPQPAPRLGEHSEHYRTAQLSPRPEPTGTAKRLPFNGLRVLDMTTFWAGPCGTHFLAMLGAEVIHVESTRRPDGTRLIAGIPVTEDQWWEKSPIFEALNTNKKGLTLDLQSARGRELLGDLIATCDVIVENFTPRVLDQIGLDFAAVQSIRPDAVMVRMPGFGLDGPWRDNPAFAYVIEAASGVSWLTGYPDRTPYDPYSIGDPNAGVHALNAILLALEHRRRTGEGVFVEAAMVDAALSISAEQVIEYSAYGALLERDGNHGPTAVPQNLYRSADIDEFGRLDSWVAIAVATDEQWERLSRALGSPSWATDPALSTEAGRRAQQDSIDEHLATWCANRTRDDIVATLWDAGVPVAKVMQPHRQTELEQLTFRGFFEEVDHPVSGRARLSTVPIRFSHGPRLFHARPAPTLGQHNHELLAELGLSPAEIADLEASGVIGVTPAMRWG
- a CDS encoding enoyl-CoA hydratase/isomerase family protein; the encoded protein is MPEPAEPTAEEIIRYDKDAKTRIATITFDRPDYLNAPTIAARLRYAELLHQAGIDDDVKVLVIRGADDDLGSGADLTEVMRVRDAADQGPRLAEYRISPDDVSYPPPGSFRNGATLGQWYANPNSGIRGLQDFKKISILEAKGYCYGWHFYQAADADLVISSDDALFGHPSFRYYGWGPRMWWWAQTMGIRKFQEMVFTGRAFTADEMYDCNFLNSVVPREELEAEVEKYALACARNRPTDTVFMQKVFFEIMKQFQGEYLGSMLSGVFESMGGSVRPDDGDELMLDSVFGGAMNQGLGEAVKDNDSKFPDDWALSKKARKKARAAKDAKAERKK